One part of the Methylobacterium terrae genome encodes these proteins:
- a CDS encoding FRG domain-containing protein, giving the protein MQKEIEIHLDGTWLFRGVTSARYGLVPTIGRARGGTSFLPQEQEIFAQFRRESIPMLSSRPVDMWEWLALAQHYGIPTRLLDWSESPYVSLFFAIWGNDDEDAGIYIAPRPLEARDLGADPFAVKEVAFFYPGYVTPRLVSQRGLFTIHPDPEATYRPPGITQIIIDKATKMDFRRKLDTLGFHHASIFPDLDGLSRRLVALQGFRLMPRPPFQGPPGGDGTPSRVQRVSTETEIPKTKINPRDPQKGQWGLLPRRNGWALTAKVREIEQDWYQTNLLLTSETEKKLTGKVVFYLHDSFKNPIRKISPKDGKAELKTWSYGAFTVGAMIEQDGTTLELDLAELEGAPKRFREQ; this is encoded by the coding sequence TTGCAGAAGGAGATCGAAATACATCTTGATGGCACCTGGTTATTTCGGGGCGTAACGTCGGCGCGCTACGGTCTCGTGCCAACAATCGGTCGTGCCCGCGGTGGCACCAGCTTCTTGCCCCAGGAGCAAGAGATCTTTGCGCAGTTCAGACGCGAGTCGATCCCAATGCTGTCGAGCCGGCCCGTCGATATGTGGGAGTGGCTGGCTTTGGCGCAACATTATGGGATACCCACGAGACTATTGGACTGGTCAGAGTCCCCGTATGTCTCACTATTTTTTGCAATTTGGGGCAATGATGATGAAGATGCCGGAATTTACATCGCACCAAGACCCCTCGAGGCTCGTGATCTCGGCGCCGATCCATTTGCGGTGAAGGAGGTCGCGTTCTTTTATCCAGGATACGTGACACCCCGACTCGTTTCGCAACGTGGACTGTTCACCATTCATCCCGATCCAGAGGCCACATATCGTCCTCCAGGCATCACGCAAATCATCATCGATAAAGCAACTAAGATGGATTTTCGTCGAAAGCTCGATACTTTGGGATTTCATCACGCATCCATATTTCCCGATCTCGATGGATTGTCCCGTCGCTTGGTCGCCCTGCAGGGCTTTCGGCTGATGCCGCGCCCGCCGTTTCAGGGTCCGCCCGGCGGGGATGGCACGCCTTCCAGGGTACAGCGCGTGTCGACTGAAACCGAAATACCCAAGACGAAGATAAATCCGCGTGATCCCCAGAAGGGTCAGTGGGGCTTGCTGCCGCGCCGCAATGGATGGGCGCTGACTGCAAAGGTCAGAGAAATCGAGCAAGATTGGTACCAAACCAATCTGCTGCTCACATCGGAAACGGAGAAGAAGCTGACTGGCAAAGTGGTCTTTTATCTTCATGACAGTTTCAAGAATCCTATCAGAAAAATATCGCCAAAAGATGGAAAAGCCGAGCTGAAAACTTGGTCTTATGGAGCGTTCACCGTAGGGGCCATGATAGAACAAGATGGAACGACCTTGGAACTTGATCTGGCCGAGCTCGAAGGCGCTCCCAAGCGGTTTCGGGAGCAGTGA
- the fabI gene encoding enoyl-ACP reductase FabI: MTGLMAGKRGLVMGVANDHSIAWGIARALAGQGAELAFTYQGEALGRRVGPLAGTLGSSLVFPCDVEDLGTVDATFAALDEAWPEGLDFVVHAIGFSDKSQLKGRYVDVTTRENFSRTMVISCFSFTEVAQRAARRMRPGGALLTLTYGGATRVMPNYNVMGLAKAALEASVRYLAADLGPQGIRVNALSAGPVRTLAGAGIADARLMYNHQAAHAPLRRTANLDDIGGSALYLLSPLSGSVTGEVHFVDSGYNIISMPRPDVLKAQDAAGVTDA, encoded by the coding sequence GTGACGGGTTTGATGGCAGGCAAGCGCGGGCTCGTGATGGGCGTCGCGAACGACCACTCCATCGCCTGGGGCATCGCCCGGGCCCTGGCAGGCCAGGGCGCCGAACTGGCCTTCACCTACCAGGGCGAGGCGCTGGGCCGCCGGGTCGGGCCGCTGGCCGGGACCCTCGGCTCCTCGCTGGTCTTCCCCTGCGACGTCGAGGACCTGGGCACCGTCGACGCGACCTTCGCGGCCCTCGACGAGGCCTGGCCCGAGGGGCTGGACTTCGTCGTCCACGCCATCGGCTTCTCCGACAAGTCGCAGCTCAAGGGCCGCTACGTCGACGTCACCACCCGGGAGAACTTTTCCCGCACGATGGTGATCTCGTGCTTCTCGTTCACCGAGGTGGCGCAGCGGGCGGCCAGGCGGATGCGCCCCGGCGGCGCCCTGCTGACGCTCACCTATGGCGGCGCGACCCGCGTCATGCCGAACTACAACGTCATGGGCCTCGCGAAAGCGGCGCTCGAGGCCTCGGTGCGCTACCTCGCGGCCGATCTCGGCCCGCAAGGGATCCGGGTCAACGCCCTCTCGGCCGGCCCGGTCCGCACGCTCGCCGGCGCCGGCATCGCCGATGCCCGCCTGATGTACAACCACCAGGCCGCCCACGCCCCGCTTCGCCGCACCGCCAACCTCGACGATATCGGCGGCTCGGCCCTCTACCTGCTGTCGCCGCTGTCGGGCAGCGTCACCGGCGAGGTCCACTTCGTCGATTCGGGCTACAACATCATCTCGATGCCGCGCCCGGACGTGCTGAAGGCGCAGGATGCGGCGGGGGTGACTGACGCCTGA
- the fabB gene encoding beta-ketoacyl-ACP synthase I → MRRVAITGMGIVSSIGNSTQEVLASLREARSGISRAEDFAAHGFRSQVQGAPTLDAEEVVDRRAMRFHGGGTAWNHVAMEQAIRDAGLEQAEVSHERTGIIMGSGGPSTRALVEAADIARAKGPKRVGPFAVPKAMSSTASATLATWFKIRGVNYSISSACATSNHCIGNAAEIIQGGRQDIIFAGGCEELDWTLSVLFDAMGAMSSKYNDTPSRASRAYDKARDGFVIAGGAGVLVLEELEHARARGARIYGEVAGYGATSDGHDMVAPSGEGAVRCMRQAIEGLKGAKIDYINPHATSTPVGDDKEIEAIREVFGTGESCPPIAATKSLTGHSLGATGVQEAIYSLLMMNNGFICESAHIDELDPAFADMPILRARKDDATLGHVLSNSFGFGGTNATLVLKHVDA, encoded by the coding sequence ATGAGGCGTGTGGCGATCACCGGGATGGGCATCGTCTCGTCCATCGGCAATTCCACCCAGGAGGTGCTGGCGTCCCTGCGCGAGGCGCGGTCCGGCATCTCGCGCGCCGAGGACTTCGCGGCCCACGGCTTCCGCAGCCAGGTCCAGGGCGCGCCCACCCTCGACGCGGAGGAGGTCGTGGACCGGCGCGCGATGCGCTTCCACGGCGGCGGCACCGCCTGGAACCACGTCGCGATGGAGCAGGCGATCCGCGATGCCGGCCTCGAGCAGGCCGAGGTCTCTCACGAGCGCACCGGCATCATCATGGGCTCGGGCGGTCCCTCGACCCGGGCGCTCGTCGAGGCGGCCGACATCGCCCGCGCCAAGGGGCCGAAGCGCGTCGGACCCTTCGCGGTGCCGAAGGCGATGTCCTCGACGGCGTCGGCGACGCTGGCGACCTGGTTCAAGATCCGGGGCGTGAACTACTCGATCTCGTCGGCCTGCGCGACCTCGAACCACTGCATCGGCAACGCCGCCGAGATCATCCAGGGCGGGCGCCAGGACATCATCTTCGCCGGCGGCTGCGAGGAGCTGGACTGGACCCTGTCGGTCCTGTTCGACGCCATGGGGGCGATGTCCTCGAAGTACAACGACACCCCCTCGCGGGCCTCGCGCGCCTACGACAAGGCGCGGGACGGCTTCGTCATCGCGGGCGGCGCCGGCGTGCTGGTGCTGGAGGAGCTGGAGCATGCCCGCGCCCGCGGCGCGCGCATCTACGGCGAGGTCGCGGGCTACGGTGCCACCTCGGACGGCCACGACATGGTGGCGCCGTCCGGCGAGGGCGCGGTGCGCTGCATGCGCCAGGCGATCGAGGGCCTGAAGGGCGCGAAGATCGACTACATCAATCCCCACGCGACCTCGACCCCCGTCGGCGACGACAAGGAGATCGAGGCGATCCGCGAGGTGTTCGGGACCGGCGAGTCCTGCCCGCCGATCGCCGCCACCAAGTCGCTGACCGGCCACTCGCTCGGCGCCACCGGCGTGCAGGAGGCGATCTACTCGCTGCTGATGATGAACAACGGCTTCATCTGCGAGAGCGCCCACATCGACGAGCTCGACCCGGCCTTCGCCGACATGCCGATCCTGCGCGCCCGCAAGGACGACGCGACGCTCGGCCACGTGCTCAGCAACTCGTTCGGCTTCGGCGGCACCAACGCCACGCTGGTGCTCAAGCACGTCGACGCCTGA
- the fabA gene encoding 3-hydroxyacyl-[acyl-carrier-protein] dehydratase FabA — protein sequence MSADQTSAPDAPSRPSHFSYEDLLACGRGEMFGVGNAQLPLPPMLMFDRITSIGRDGGAYGKGHVVAELDVRPDLWFFPCHFQGDPVMPGCLGLDALWQMVGFHLGWLGSAGRGRALGVGEVKLAGQVLPSVKKVVYGVDLKRVRQGRLVLGIADGWLEADGERVYEAKDLRVGLFQAAAPAGG from the coding sequence ATGTCCGCCGACCAGACCTCCGCCCCCGACGCCCCGAGCCGGCCCTCGCACTTCTCCTACGAGGACCTGCTGGCCTGCGGCCGCGGCGAGATGTTCGGCGTCGGCAACGCCCAGCTGCCGCTGCCGCCGATGCTGATGTTCGACCGCATCACCTCGATCGGCCGCGACGGCGGCGCCTACGGCAAGGGCCACGTCGTGGCCGAGCTCGACGTGCGGCCCGATCTCTGGTTCTTCCCCTGCCACTTCCAGGGCGACCCCGTGATGCCGGGCTGCCTCGGCCTCGACGCCCTGTGGCAGATGGTGGGCTTCCACCTCGGCTGGCTCGGCTCCGCGGGCCGCGGCCGGGCGCTCGGCGTCGGCGAGGTGAAGCTCGCCGGCCAGGTGCTGCCGAGCGTCAAGAAAGTGGTCTACGGCGTCGACCTGAAGCGGGTGCGCCAGGGCCGCCTGGTGCTGGGCATCGCCGACGGCTGGCTCGAGGCCGACGGCGAGCGCGTCTACGAGGCCAAGGACCTGCGCGTCGGCCTGTTCCAGGCTGCGGCCCCCGCGGGCGGCTGA
- the irrA gene encoding iron response transcriptional regulator IrrA: MNDLSPLRAVLGARVPALETGAAGQRRGCPLSELRDRLRRAGLRPTRQRLSLGWLLFGKGDRHLTAEMLYDEAMRAKVPVSLATVYNTLHQFTEAGLLRQLALDGSKAYFDTNPSEHHHFFLEEEGQVLDMPDCGITVDSLPQAPEGMEIAGVEVIVRLRRRTGRA; encoded by the coding sequence ATGAACGATCTGTCGCCCCTGCGCGCCGTGCTCGGCGCCCGCGTCCCGGCCCTCGAGACCGGCGCCGCCGGTCAGCGGCGCGGCTGCCCGCTCTCGGAGCTGCGCGACCGTCTGCGCCGCGCCGGCCTGCGGCCGACCCGGCAGCGCCTGTCCCTCGGCTGGCTGCTGTTCGGCAAGGGCGACCGTCACCTCACCGCCGAGATGCTGTACGACGAGGCGATGCGGGCGAAGGTCCCGGTCTCGCTCGCGACCGTCTACAACACGCTGCACCAGTTCACCGAGGCCGGCCTGCTGCGCCAGCTCGCGCTCGACGGCTCCAAGGCCTATTTCGACACCAACCCGAGCGAGCACCACCACTTCTTCCTGGAGGAGGAGGGACAGGTGCTCGACATGCCGGATTGCGGCATCACCGTCGATTCGCTGCCCCAGGCCCCCGAGGGCATGGAGATCGCCGGCGTCGAGGTGATCGTGCGCCTGCGCCGCCGGACCGGCCGGGCCTGA
- a CDS encoding SH3 domain-containing protein — protein MLHPRQIPATLRSATLLPALLSAALLSATLVLAGPAAAAPPAPAANPAPGEIGVTIGPATKLPLPRYVSLKTDRVNLREGPSKDHRTLWVFQRAGLPVEIIAEYETWRRIRDSEGTEGWVLHSLLSGRRTAVVLNRGADKGAPVPLYDRADAGSGVVAQLQAGVIASVKTCDKTWCRLIVALPQKRGDVDGYMRQDRLWGVYPDEKVE, from the coding sequence ATGCTCCACCCGCGCCAGATCCCCGCCACTCTCCGTTCGGCCACGCTCCTGCCCGCCCTGCTCTCGGCCGCCCTGCTCTCGGCCACCCTGGTCCTCGCCGGGCCGGCGGCCGCCGCGCCGCCCGCCCCGGCCGCCAATCCCGCCCCCGGCGAGATCGGCGTCACGATCGGTCCGGCGACGAAGCTGCCGCTGCCGCGCTACGTCAGCCTGAAGACCGACCGGGTGAACCTGCGCGAGGGGCCGTCCAAGGACCACCGCACCCTGTGGGTGTTCCAGCGCGCCGGCCTGCCGGTCGAGATCATCGCCGAGTACGAGACCTGGCGCCGCATTCGCGATTCCGAGGGCACCGAGGGCTGGGTGCTGCACTCCCTGCTGTCGGGCCGGCGCACCGCCGTGGTGCTCAACCGCGGTGCCGACAAGGGCGCGCCGGTGCCGCTTTACGACCGGGCCGATGCAGGCAGCGGCGTCGTGGCCCAGCTCCAGGCCGGGGTGATCGCCAGCGTGAAGACCTGCGACAAGACCTGGTGCCGCCTCATCGTGGCGCTGCCGCAGAAGCGCGGCGACGTCGACGGCTACATGCGCCAGGACCGGCTCTGGGGCGTCTACCCGGACGAGAAGGTGGAGTGA
- a CDS encoding 2-hydroxyacid dehydrogenase has product MSLKRKPLVVVTRRLPDVVETRMRELFDARLNHEDTPLTGGALAQALQEADVLVPTVTDEIDASLLAQAGPNLRLIANFGNGVDHIDVGVALQRGITVTNTPGVLTEDTADMTMALILSVARRVTEGARIIPDDAWTGGWSPTWMLGRRITGKRLGIVGMGRIGQALARRAKAFGLSIHYHNRRRVGARIESDLEATYWESLDQMLARVDIVSVNCPHTPATYHLLSARRLKLLKPEAVVVNTARGEVIDETALARLIEVGDIAGAGLDVFEQEPAVSPRLVKLAKAGKVVLLPHMGSATHESRVDMGEKVIINIKTFLDGHRPPDRILPSML; this is encoded by the coding sequence ATGTCGTTGAAGCGCAAGCCGCTCGTGGTGGTCACCCGGCGCCTGCCGGACGTCGTGGAGACGCGGATGCGCGAATTGTTCGACGCGCGCCTCAACCACGAGGATACGCCCCTGACGGGCGGCGCCCTGGCGCAGGCCCTGCAGGAGGCCGACGTGCTGGTGCCGACGGTCACGGACGAGATCGACGCCTCGCTCCTCGCCCAGGCCGGGCCGAACCTGCGCCTGATCGCCAATTTCGGCAACGGCGTCGACCACATCGACGTCGGGGTGGCGCTCCAGCGCGGCATCACGGTCACCAACACGCCGGGCGTGCTGACCGAGGACACTGCCGACATGACCATGGCGCTGATCCTCTCGGTGGCGCGCCGGGTCACCGAGGGCGCCCGGATCATCCCGGACGACGCCTGGACCGGCGGCTGGTCGCCGACCTGGATGCTCGGCCGCCGCATCACCGGCAAGCGCCTCGGCATCGTCGGCATGGGCCGCATCGGCCAGGCGCTGGCGCGGCGCGCCAAGGCCTTCGGCCTCTCGATCCACTACCACAACCGCCGCCGCGTCGGCGCCCGGATCGAGAGCGACCTCGAGGCGACCTACTGGGAGTCCCTCGACCAGATGCTGGCGCGGGTCGACATCGTGTCGGTCAACTGCCCGCACACCCCGGCCACCTACCACCTGCTCTCGGCCCGGCGCCTGAAGCTGCTCAAGCCCGAGGCGGTGGTGGTCAACACCGCCCGCGGCGAGGTGATCGACGAGACCGCGCTCGCCCGCCTGATCGAGGTCGGCGACATCGCGGGCGCCGGCCTCGACGTGTTCGAGCAGGAGCCGGCGGTGAGCCCGCGCCTCGTCAAGCTGGCCAAGGCCGGCAAGGTCGTGCTGCTGCCCCACATGGGCTCGGCCACCCACGAGAGCCGCGTCGACATGGGCGAGAAGGTCATCATCAACATCAAGACCTTCCTCGACGGCCACCGGCCGCCGGACCGGATCCTGCCCAGCATGCTGTGA
- a CDS encoding OsmC family protein, with translation MNRKANAVWQGSGKDGKGQLTTQSGVLSSNPYGFNTRFENEPGTNPEELIAAAHAGCFTMALAFQLQGAGFTADELRTEAVVSLEKDGDGFTITASALTLTARIPGIDQAKFDELAGVAEKNCPVSKVLNAKISLKATLQG, from the coding sequence ATGAACCGCAAGGCGAACGCCGTTTGGCAGGGCAGCGGCAAGGACGGCAAGGGCCAGCTGACGACCCAGTCGGGCGTGCTGTCGAGCAACCCCTACGGCTTCAACACCCGCTTCGAGAACGAGCCGGGCACCAACCCCGAGGAGCTGATCGCAGCGGCCCATGCCGGCTGCTTCACCATGGCGCTGGCCTTCCAGCTCCAGGGCGCCGGCTTCACCGCCGACGAGCTGCGCACGGAGGCCGTGGTGAGCCTGGAGAAGGACGGCGACGGCTTCACCATCACGGCCTCGGCCCTGACCCTGACGGCCAGGATCCCGGGCATCGACCAGGCGAAGTTCGACGAGCTCGCCGGGGTCGCCGAGAAAAACTGCCCGGTCTCGAAGGTGCTCAACGCCAAGATCAGCCTGAAGGCGACGCTTCAGGGCTGA
- a CDS encoding regulatory protein RecX, which yields MRDVADQPGRDGGLRAARPITPAYLERAALYYLERYGASAEMLRRVLKRRVETRCRLRGEAPDDFSEMVEATVARALGAGLVDDAAFASAKVRSLRRRGGSARAIGAKLAAKGVDRDTVGAALAGEEEGGEDEAARAYARRRRLGPYRQPAARAAARERDLAVMARAGFSFTLARRVIDAETEDDLLGP from the coding sequence ATCCGGGACGTCGCCGATCAACCCGGCCGCGATGGCGGTTTGAGGGCGGCGCGGCCGATCACCCCGGCCTATCTCGAGCGGGCGGCCCTGTACTACCTGGAGCGCTACGGCGCCTCGGCGGAGATGCTGCGCCGGGTGCTGAAGCGCCGGGTCGAGACCCGCTGCCGCCTGCGCGGCGAGGCGCCGGACGATTTCTCGGAAATGGTCGAGGCGACGGTCGCCCGGGCGCTCGGCGCCGGCCTCGTCGACGACGCCGCCTTCGCATCCGCCAAGGTGCGCTCCTTGCGCCGCCGCGGCGGCTCGGCGCGGGCGATCGGCGCAAAGCTCGCCGCCAAGGGCGTCGACCGCGACACCGTGGGCGCCGCGCTCGCCGGGGAGGAAGAGGGGGGCGAGGACGAGGCCGCCCGCGCCTATGCCAGGCGCCGCCGCCTCGGGCCGTACCGGCAGCCCGCCGCCCGGGCCGCCGCCCGCGAGCGCGACCTCGCCGTGATGGCGCGGGCCGGGTTCTCGTTCACCCTCGCCCGACGGGTGATCGATGCCGAGACCGAGGATGATCTTCTCGGACCGTGA
- a CDS encoding TAXI family TRAP transporter solute-binding subunit produces the protein MPAFLHKRESFFLLVALALGAVAGAVLYLSRPTTLRVAVGPRDRVESHLIQAYADALARAREDIRLKVVHYDDVRDSAAALQSGRADLAVVRPDVRLPENGLTLAVLHDEALVVAAPPDSGIQAFPDLAGKRLGLVAHHGADQPLVASLLAYYALTPAPAGSAPAAADPGGAGPAAAGSVALVPLRAAEVAAALAEHRIDAAAVIAAPSTKAAAQVVQAVEAATPGRGATIVAIPDGEAIVQRLPELQAVTIAAGTFGGRPKRPDEDVKTVGASYRLMARASLSRDTAASVTQHLFELRSRLAAMVPTANLMKAPDFDSAAEATSARLPIHPGAVDYYEREQQTFLQRYEDWVYLVAFFGGGLGSAVAWLGQRLAREQRARVDAVLDRLLAILMEARATQDPAALEALAVEIDGLVIDVVRHARAHSTDIRTMSALILAVDAARAAVADCRRDGTPMRERTGRVLSLHPAGGV, from the coding sequence ATGCCGGCGTTTCTGCACAAGCGTGAATCCTTCTTCCTCCTGGTGGCCCTCGCCCTCGGGGCGGTGGCCGGCGCGGTGCTCTACCTGTCGCGGCCGACGACCTTGCGGGTCGCGGTGGGCCCGCGCGACCGGGTCGAATCCCACCTGATCCAGGCCTATGCCGACGCGCTCGCCCGCGCCCGCGAGGATATACGCCTGAAGGTCGTGCACTACGACGACGTGCGCGACAGCGCCGCGGCCCTCCAGAGCGGCCGGGCCGACCTCGCGGTGGTGCGGCCCGACGTGCGCCTGCCCGAGAACGGGTTGACCCTCGCGGTGCTGCACGACGAGGCCCTGGTGGTGGCCGCTCCCCCGGATTCCGGCATCCAGGCCTTCCCGGACCTCGCCGGCAAGCGGCTCGGCCTCGTCGCCCATCACGGCGCCGACCAGCCGCTCGTCGCGAGCCTCCTCGCCTACTACGCCCTGACGCCGGCGCCCGCAGGCAGCGCGCCGGCCGCGGCCGATCCCGGCGGCGCGGGGCCGGCCGCCGCCGGCAGCGTCGCCCTGGTGCCGCTCAGGGCCGCCGAGGTCGCGGCGGCGCTCGCCGAGCACCGGATCGACGCCGCCGCGGTGATCGCCGCGCCCTCGACGAAGGCCGCCGCCCAGGTGGTGCAGGCGGTGGAGGCCGCCACGCCCGGCCGCGGCGCGACGATCGTGGCGATTCCCGACGGCGAGGCGATCGTGCAGCGCCTGCCGGAACTGCAGGCCGTAACCATCGCGGCCGGCACCTTCGGGGGGCGGCCGAAGCGGCCGGACGAGGACGTCAAGACCGTCGGCGCCTCCTACCGGCTGATGGCCCGCGCCTCGTTGAGCCGCGACACCGCCGCGAGCGTGACCCAGCACCTGTTCGAGCTGCGCTCGCGCCTCGCCGCGATGGTGCCGACCGCCAACCTGATGAAGGCGCCCGACTTCGACAGCGCCGCAGAGGCGACGAGCGCCCGCCTGCCGATCCATCCGGGCGCCGTCGACTATTACGAGCGCGAGCAGCAGACCTTCCTCCAGCGCTACGAGGACTGGGTCTACCTGGTGGCGTTCTTCGGCGGCGGCCTCGGCTCGGCGGTGGCCTGGCTCGGCCAGCGCCTCGCCCGCGAGCAGCGCGCCCGCGTCGACGCCGTCCTCGATCGCCTGCTGGCGATCCTGATGGAGGCGCGGGCGACGCAGGACCCGGCCGCCCTCGAGGCCCTGGCGGTCGAGATCGACGGCCTCGTCATCGACGTGGTGCGCCACGCGCGCGCCCATTCCACCGACATCCGCACGATGAGCGCCCTGATCCTGGCGGTCGACGCCGCACGCGCCGCGGTGGCCGATTGCCGGCGCGACGGGACGCCGATGCGGGAGCGGACGGGGCGGGTCCTGTCGCTGCATCCGGCGGGCGGGGTTTGA
- a CDS encoding ArsR/SmtB family transcription factor: MVEDDIFRALADPTRRAIFEKLAHGRMNASALRQGMAISQPAMSQHLAVLRGAGLVREERQGRFVNYDVDPEGVALIAQWLAKYRAYWPARIDALKAVLKEMDQ, encoded by the coding sequence ATGGTCGAGGACGACATCTTCCGGGCCCTGGCGGACCCCACCCGACGCGCGATCTTCGAGAAGCTCGCGCACGGGCGCATGAACGCCAGCGCACTCCGCCAGGGCATGGCGATCAGCCAGCCGGCGATGTCCCAGCACCTCGCCGTGCTGCGGGGCGCCGGGCTCGTGCGCGAGGAGCGGCAGGGTCGGTTCGTGAACTACGACGTCGATCCGGAAGGGGTGGCGCTCATCGCGCAGTGGCTGGCGAAGTACCGCGCCTACTGGCCCGCCCGCATCGACGCGCTCAAGGCCGTGCTGAAGGAGATGGACCAGTGA
- a CDS encoding SRPBCC family protein — MSDAACDEPGPGIDQTYELGEPPEKVWRAVSIPALREHWLPGAALAAPEPVAVTPGEEVSYRMREAAPPHLESTVTFRIAPNGTGGTCLRVVHELTDARFAHPTKAAANGNAPLLRAA; from the coding sequence GTGAGCGACGCGGCGTGCGACGAGCCCGGCCCCGGAATCGATCAGACCTACGAGCTAGGCGAGCCGCCCGAGAAGGTCTGGCGCGCGGTCAGCATCCCGGCGCTTCGGGAGCACTGGCTGCCCGGGGCGGCGCTGGCCGCGCCCGAACCGGTCGCCGTCACGCCCGGGGAAGAGGTCAGCTACCGGATGCGCGAGGCCGCCCCGCCGCATCTCGAGAGCACGGTGACGTTCCGCATCGCCCCGAACGGCACGGGCGGCACCTGCCTGCGCGTCGTTCATGAACTGACGGATGCCCGGTTCGCGCACCCGACGAAAGCCGCCGCGAACGGCAACGCACCCTTGCTGCGCGCCGCCTGA
- a CDS encoding ATP-dependent Clp protease proteolytic subunit — protein MRDTMQLVPMVVEQSSRGERSFDIYSRLLRERIVFLNGEVNDAVSTLVCAQLLFLEAENPTRPIHLYINSPGGVVTSGFAMYDTMRHIRAPVHTLCMGMAYSMGSFLLMAGEPGERAVLPNASILVHQPLGGYKGQASDILIHAQETLRTKQRMTRLYAEHCGRSYEEFERAMDRDRFMTAEEALDWGLVDRILPPARTGGLA, from the coding sequence ATGCGCGACACGATGCAACTCGTCCCCATGGTCGTCGAGCAGTCCAGCCGCGGGGAGCGGTCCTTCGACATCTATTCCCGCCTCCTGCGCGAGCGCATCGTCTTCCTCAACGGAGAGGTGAACGACGCGGTCTCGACGCTGGTCTGCGCCCAGCTCCTGTTCCTGGAGGCGGAGAACCCGACGAGGCCGATCCACCTCTACATCAACTCGCCGGGCGGCGTCGTCACGAGCGGCTTTGCCATGTACGACACCATGCGCCACATCCGCGCGCCGGTGCACACGCTGTGCATGGGGATGGCCTACTCGATGGGCTCGTTCCTGCTGATGGCCGGCGAGCCCGGGGAGCGGGCCGTGCTGCCCAACGCCAGCATCCTCGTCCACCAGCCGCTCGGGGGATACAAGGGACAGGCATCCGACATCCTCATCCACGCCCAGGAGACGCTGCGAACCAAGCAGCGCATGACGCGGCTCTACGCCGAGCATTGCGGGCGGTCCTACGAGGAGTTCGAGCGCGCCATGGACCGCGACCGCTTCATGACGGCGGAGGAGGCGCTCGACTGGGGCCTCGTCGACCGCATCCTTCCCCCGGCGCGGACGGGCGGCCTCGCGTAG